In the Populus trichocarpa isolate Nisqually-1 chromosome 1, P.trichocarpa_v4.1, whole genome shotgun sequence genome, one interval contains:
- the LOC18095904 gene encoding protein NDR1, giving the protein MPDTGGGGCCRCCCSFIFTLGLTSLFMWLSLRTSSPDCLLRQFYIPLNQTSNLTKLEFELRFKNTNKDKGVYYDPINVTFFDSPNRSHFIGNFTIPKFYQGHKKKATKNFTIPNIDRKVVVQAIPAVNGSTTTSFRVDLATSVRYKILMFKTKRDKIRVGLDFDVNGTVVKVNRKDLKLKSNANKIRSYYGQMGVLLVNFLVLGLLGFW; this is encoded by the coding sequence ATGCCGGATACCGGTGGAGGTGGCTGTTGTAGGTGCTGTTGTAGCTTCATATTCACTTTAGGGCTGACATCACTTTTTATGTGGCTCAGCTTACGTACTTCATCACCTGATTGTCTACTTAGACAATTTTATATTCCTCTTAACCAAACCTCAAACCTTACAAAACTTGAGTTTGAACTTAGGtttaaaaacaccaacaaaGACAAGGGTGTGTACTATGATCCTATAAACGTTACATTTTTCGACAGTCCAAATAGGTCCCACTTTATTGGGAATTTTACTATACCAAAGTTTTATCAGGGGCATAAAAAGAAGGCTACAAAGAATTTTACCATTCCAAATATTGACCGGAAAGTGGTTGTCCAGGCGATTCCTGCAGTAAATGGGTCGACGACGACGTCTTTCAGGGTGGATTTGGCTACTTCAGTGAGGTACAAGATTCTTATGTTCAAAACTAAGAGGGATAAGATCAGGGTAGGGCTTGATTTTGATGTCAATGGTACCGTTGTTAAAGTCAACCGCAAAGATTTAAAGCTCAAGTCTAATGCAAATAAGATTAGGAGCTATTACGGGCAAATGGGAGTTCTTCTTGTTAATTTCTTGGTTTTAGGCTTGCTTGGTTTTTGGTGA